One region of Skermanella mucosa genomic DNA includes:
- the acnB gene encoding bifunctional aconitate hydratase 2/2-methylisocitrate dehydratase encodes MLEAYRQHVAERAALGISPLPLSAKQTEELIGLLKAPPAGEEQFLVDLVTYRVPAGVDDAAKVKAAFLAQVAKGEESCALISRVKATELLGTMLGGFNISPLIGLLADAECGAAAAEGLKTTLLMFDYFHDVKELADQGNANARAVMQSWADAEWFTSRPEVPESLTLTIFKVTGETNTDDLSPAPDAWSRPDIPLHALAMLKNPRPGIEPDEPGARGPVRQLESLKAKGNLVAYVGDVVGTGSSRKSATNSVLWWTGEDIAYVPNKRFGGVCLGSKIAPIFYNTMEDAGALPIELDVSRMEMGDVVELRPYEGKALKDGEVIAEFKVKSDVIFDEVRAGGRIPLIIGRGLTARAREALGLEPSTLFRLPSAPADSGKGFSLAQKMVGRACGVPDGQGIRPGTYCEPRMTTVGSQDTTGPMTRDELKDLACLGFSADLVMQSFCHTAAYPKLVDVKMHHELPTFIATRGGVSLRPGDGIIHSWLNRLLMPDTVGTGGDSHTRFPIGISFPAGSGLVAFAAATGVMPLDMPESVLVRFTGTMQPGVTLRDLVNAIPLYAIRQGLLTVEKKGKKNIFSGRILEIEGLPDLKVEQAFELSDASAERSAAACTVRLNEEPIIEYMRSNITLMRWMIANGYQDRRTLERRIKSMEAWIADPQLLQPDADAEYAAVIEIDLADIREPIVACPNDPDDVKPLSEVAGDVIDEVFIGSCMTNIGHFRAAGKVLDGRSDIPTRLWIAPPTKMDAMILNEEGYYSVLGKSGARMEMPGCSLCMGNQAQIRKGSTAMSTSTRNFPNRLGIDTRVYLGSAELAAVCALMGRIPTVAEYMEQVSIVNQKAADIYRYMNFDQIPAFREIADTVAVA; translated from the coding sequence GTGCTTGAAGCCTATCGCCAGCATGTCGCTGAGCGTGCCGCACTCGGGATTTCGCCGCTGCCGCTGTCCGCCAAGCAGACCGAGGAACTGATCGGCCTGCTGAAGGCCCCCCCCGCGGGCGAGGAGCAATTCCTGGTCGATCTGGTGACCTACCGCGTGCCGGCGGGCGTCGACGATGCCGCCAAGGTCAAGGCCGCCTTCCTGGCCCAGGTCGCCAAGGGGGAGGAGTCCTGCGCGCTGATCTCCAGGGTCAAGGCGACGGAACTGCTCGGCACCATGCTCGGGGGCTTCAACATCAGTCCGCTGATCGGCCTGCTGGCCGACGCCGAATGCGGCGCGGCCGCGGCGGAGGGGCTGAAGACGACCCTCCTCATGTTCGATTACTTCCACGACGTCAAGGAACTGGCCGACCAGGGCAACGCCAACGCCCGGGCGGTGATGCAGTCCTGGGCCGATGCCGAGTGGTTCACCTCGCGTCCGGAGGTTCCGGAAAGCCTCACCCTGACCATCTTCAAGGTGACCGGGGAGACCAACACCGACGATCTGTCGCCGGCCCCCGATGCCTGGTCGCGCCCGGACATCCCGCTGCATGCGCTCGCCATGCTGAAGAACCCCCGCCCCGGCATCGAGCCGGACGAGCCCGGCGCCCGCGGCCCGGTACGGCAGCTCGAGTCGCTGAAGGCCAAGGGCAATCTGGTGGCCTATGTCGGCGACGTGGTCGGCACCGGCTCGTCGCGCAAGTCCGCCACCAACTCCGTGCTCTGGTGGACCGGCGAGGACATCGCCTATGTCCCGAACAAGCGTTTCGGCGGCGTCTGCCTGGGCAGCAAGATCGCGCCGATCTTCTACAACACCATGGAGGACGCGGGCGCGCTGCCGATCGAGCTGGACGTCTCCCGGATGGAGATGGGCGACGTCGTCGAGCTGCGCCCCTATGAAGGCAAGGCCCTGAAGGACGGCGAGGTGATCGCCGAGTTCAAGGTCAAGTCCGACGTGATCTTCGACGAGGTCCGGGCCGGCGGCCGCATCCCGCTGATCATCGGCCGCGGCCTGACGGCCCGCGCCCGCGAGGCGCTGGGCTTGGAGCCGTCCACCCTGTTCCGGCTGCCGTCTGCCCCGGCCGACAGCGGCAAGGGCTTTTCGCTGGCCCAGAAGATGGTCGGCCGCGCCTGCGGCGTGCCGGACGGGCAGGGCATCCGCCCCGGCACCTATTGCGAGCCGAGGATGACCACCGTCGGTTCGCAGGACACCACCGGCCCGATGACCCGGGACGAGCTGAAGGACCTGGCCTGCCTGGGCTTCTCCGCCGATCTCGTGATGCAGTCCTTCTGCCACACCGCGGCATATCCCAAGCTGGTGGACGTGAAGATGCACCACGAGCTGCCGACCTTCATCGCCACCCGCGGCGGCGTGTCCCTGCGGCCGGGCGACGGCATCATCCACTCCTGGCTGAACCGCCTGCTGATGCCCGACACCGTCGGCACCGGCGGCGACAGCCACACGCGCTTCCCGATCGGCATCTCCTTCCCGGCCGGCTCCGGCCTGGTGGCCTTCGCCGCCGCCACCGGCGTGATGCCGCTGGACATGCCTGAAAGCGTGCTGGTGCGCTTCACCGGCACCATGCAGCCGGGCGTCACGCTGCGCGACCTTGTCAACGCGATCCCCCTCTACGCCATCCGCCAGGGCCTGCTGACGGTCGAGAAGAAGGGCAAGAAGAACATCTTCTCCGGCCGCATCCTGGAGATCGAGGGGCTGCCCGACCTGAAGGTCGAGCAGGCGTTCGAGCTGAGCGACGCATCGGCCGAACGGTCCGCCGCCGCCTGCACGGTGCGCCTCAACGAGGAGCCGATCATCGAGTACATGCGCTCCAACATCACGCTGATGCGCTGGATGATCGCCAACGGTTACCAGGATCGCCGCACGCTGGAGCGCCGCATCAAGTCGATGGAGGCCTGGATCGCCGATCCGCAGCTCCTGCAACCCGATGCCGACGCCGAGTATGCCGCCGTCATCGAGATCGACCTGGCCGACATCCGGGAGCCGATCGTCGCCTGCCCGAACGATCCGGACGACGTCAAGCCGCTGTCGGAGGTCGCGGGCGACGTAATCGACGAGGTCTTCATCGGCTCGTGCATGACCAACATCGGCCACTTCCGCGCCGCCGGCAAGGTGCTGGACGGCAGGTCCGACATCCCGACCCGGCTGTGGATCGCGCCGCCGACCAAGATGGACGCCATGATCCTGAACGAGGAGGGCTATTACAGCGTCCTCGGCAAGTCGGGCGCGCGGATGGAGATGCCGGGCTGCTCGCTGTGCATGGGCAACCAGGCGCAGATCCGCAAGGGCTCGACGGCCATGTCCACCTCGACCCGCAACTTCCCGAACCGCCTGGGCATCGACACCCGCGTCTATCTCGGCTCGGCCGAGCTGGCCGCGGTGTGCGCGCTGATGGGCAGGATCCCGACCGTGGCCGAGTACATGGAGCAGGTCAGCATCGTCAACCAGAAGGCCGCCGACATCTACCGCTACATGAACTTCGACCAGATCCCCGCCTTCCGCGAGATCGCGGACACGGTCGCGGTCGCCTGA
- the acnA gene encoding aconitate hydratase AcnA, with translation MTTFTGHDSLKTRRTLDVGGKSYDYFSLKAAEQAGLGDLSTLPFSLKVLLENLLRFEDGRTVSVNDVKAVAEWLKARRSDTEIAYRPARVLMQDFTGVPAVADLAAMREAVKTLGGEVSRINPLCAVDLVIDHSVTVDEFGGPDSFKKNVELEFERNQERYAFLRWGQTAFNNFRVVPPGTGICHQVNVEYLAQTVWTDTDQGTGKTVAYPDTLVGTDSHTTMVNGLAVLGWGVGGIEAEAAMLGQPISMLIPEVVGFKLTGKLKEGTTATDLVLTVTQMLRKKGVVGKFVEFFGPGLADLPLADRATIANMAPEYGATCGIFPIDAETIKFLTFTGRDADRVALVEAYAKAQGMWAEPGSPEPVFTDVLELDLASVEPSLAGPKRPQDKVLLSSMAQAFTSDLIAAFKVPAADIDKATPVKGADYSLKQGDVVIAAITSCTNTSNPSVLVAAGLVAKKAVEKGLTSKPWVKTSLAPGSQVVTDYLAAAGLDTYLDKLGFNLVGYGCTTCIGNSGPLPEAISAAVEEGDLVVAAVLSGNRNFEGRVNPHTRANYLASPPLCVAYALAGNVKVDLVNDPIGTGSDGQPVYLKDIWPTNQEIADTIQASLTPAMFRDRYSDVFAGPEEWRSIATATGQTYSWAEGSTYVKLPPLFEDMKPEPQPVSDVHDARPLAILGDSITTDHISPAGSIKKDSPAGEYLLGYQVRPTDFNSYGARRGNHEVMMRGTFANIRIKNEMVPGTEGGVTKHVPSGEVMPIYTAAMRYADEGTPLVVVAGKEYGTGSSRDWAAKGTRLLGVKAVLAESFERIHRSNLIGMGILALQFKDGMSRQSLKLDGTEIFDITGVEAGLTPRKDIDVKITRADGTSETIQVTLRIDTLDEVEYYKNGGILQYVLRSMMKQAA, from the coding sequence GTGACAACATTCACCGGTCATGACTCGCTGAAGACGCGCCGCACCCTCGACGTGGGGGGCAAGTCGTATGATTACTTCAGCCTGAAGGCGGCCGAGCAGGCCGGCCTCGGCGATCTCTCCACGCTTCCCTTCTCGCTCAAGGTCCTGCTCGAGAACCTGCTGCGCTTCGAGGACGGGCGCACGGTCTCGGTCAACGACGTCAAGGCGGTGGCCGAGTGGCTGAAGGCCCGGCGCAGCGACACCGAGATCGCCTACCGTCCGGCCCGCGTCCTGATGCAGGACTTCACCGGCGTCCCCGCCGTGGCGGACCTCGCCGCCATGCGCGAGGCGGTGAAGACGCTGGGCGGCGAAGTATCGCGGATCAATCCGCTCTGCGCGGTCGACCTCGTCATCGACCACTCGGTCACGGTGGACGAGTTCGGCGGTCCCGACAGCTTCAAGAAGAACGTCGAGCTGGAGTTCGAGCGCAACCAGGAGCGCTACGCCTTTCTGCGCTGGGGCCAGACCGCGTTCAACAATTTCCGCGTCGTGCCGCCCGGCACCGGCATCTGCCACCAGGTCAACGTCGAATACCTGGCCCAGACCGTCTGGACCGACACCGACCAGGGCACCGGCAAGACCGTGGCCTACCCCGACACCCTCGTCGGCACCGACAGCCACACCACAATGGTGAACGGCCTCGCGGTGCTGGGCTGGGGCGTCGGCGGCATCGAGGCGGAAGCGGCCATGCTCGGCCAGCCGATCTCCATGCTGATCCCCGAGGTCGTCGGCTTCAAGCTGACCGGCAAGCTGAAGGAAGGCACCACCGCGACCGACCTGGTGCTGACCGTCACCCAGATGCTGCGCAAGAAGGGCGTCGTCGGCAAGTTCGTCGAGTTCTTCGGCCCCGGCCTCGCCGACCTGCCGCTCGCCGACCGCGCCACGATCGCCAACATGGCGCCGGAATACGGCGCCACCTGCGGCATCTTCCCGATCGACGCCGAGACCATCAAGTTCCTGACCTTCACCGGCCGCGACGCCGACCGCGTGGCGCTGGTCGAGGCCTATGCCAAGGCCCAGGGCATGTGGGCCGAGCCGGGCTCGCCGGAGCCGGTCTTCACCGACGTGCTGGAACTGGACCTCGCCTCGGTCGAGCCGTCGCTGGCCGGCCCGAAGCGCCCGCAGGACAAGGTGCTGCTGTCGTCGATGGCGCAGGCCTTCACCAGCGACCTGATCGCCGCCTTCAAGGTGCCGGCCGCCGACATCGACAAGGCGACGCCGGTCAAGGGCGCCGACTACAGCCTGAAACAGGGCGACGTCGTGATCGCCGCCATCACGTCCTGCACCAACACGTCGAACCCCAGCGTGCTGGTCGCCGCCGGCCTCGTCGCCAAGAAGGCGGTCGAGAAGGGCCTGACCTCCAAGCCGTGGGTCAAGACCTCGCTGGCTCCGGGCAGCCAGGTGGTGACCGACTATCTCGCCGCCGCCGGCCTGGACACCTATCTGGACAAGCTGGGCTTCAACCTGGTCGGCTACGGCTGCACCACCTGCATCGGCAACTCCGGCCCGCTGCCGGAGGCGATCTCCGCCGCGGTGGAGGAGGGTGACCTCGTGGTCGCCGCCGTCCTGTCGGGCAACCGCAACTTCGAAGGCCGCGTCAACCCGCACACCCGCGCCAACTACCTCGCGTCGCCGCCGCTCTGCGTCGCCTACGCGCTGGCCGGCAACGTCAAGGTCGATCTGGTCAACGATCCGATCGGCACGGGCAGCGACGGCCAGCCGGTGTACCTGAAGGACATCTGGCCGACCAACCAGGAGATCGCGGACACGATCCAGGCGTCCCTGACCCCGGCGATGTTCCGCGACCGCTACAGCGACGTGTTCGCCGGCCCGGAGGAGTGGCGCAGCATCGCCACCGCGACCGGCCAGACCTACAGCTGGGCCGAGGGCTCGACCTACGTCAAGCTGCCGCCGCTGTTCGAGGACATGAAGCCGGAGCCGCAGCCGGTCTCCGACGTCCACGACGCCCGCCCGCTGGCGATCCTGGGCGACTCGATCACGACCGACCACATCTCCCCGGCCGGTTCGATCAAGAAGGACAGCCCCGCCGGCGAATACCTGCTGGGCTATCAGGTGCGGCCGACCGACTTCAACAGCTACGGCGCCCGCCGCGGCAACCATGAAGTCATGATGCGCGGCACCTTCGCCAACATCCGCATCAAGAACGAGATGGTACCCGGCACCGAGGGCGGCGTCACGAAGCACGTCCCGTCGGGCGAGGTGATGCCGATCTACACCGCCGCCATGCGCTACGCCGACGAGGGCACGCCCCTGGTCGTGGTGGCCGGCAAGGAGTACGGCACCGGCTCGTCCCGCGACTGGGCGGCCAAGGGCACCCGCCTGCTGGGCGTCAAGGCCGTGCTCGCCGAGAGCTTCGAGCGCATCCACCGCTCCAACCTGATCGGCATGGGCATCCTCGCCCTGCAGTTCAAGGACGGCATGTCGCGCCAGAGCCTGAAGCTGGACGGCACGGAGATCTTCGACATCACCGGCGTGGAGGCGGGCCTGACCCCGCGCAAGGACATCGACGTCAAGATCACCCGCGCCGACGGCACGTCCGAGACAATCCAGGTGACCCTGCGCATCGACACCCTGGACGAGGTCGAGTACTACAAGAACGGCGGTATCCTTCAGTACGTGCTGCGCAGCATGATGAAGCAGGCGGCGTAA